One region of Peribacillus simplex genomic DNA includes:
- a CDS encoding cell wall hydrolase has product MLNAKKMSFVVFICFMFFIPNSIFAQEILHNGSQGQAVYDLQENLKKMGYFNRQPTGYYGAITDHAVKQLQLDSGILPDGVFGFQTQQKLNSIEMMARVVYGEARGETYEGKVAVAAVILNRMSTPGFPKNTYDVIFQTNAFTAVHDGQYYLTPTSYSYRAVIDALQGWDPTHGSVYYYNPFSATDEWIFTRETVIRIGNHLFAK; this is encoded by the coding sequence ATGTTAAATGCTAAAAAAATGTCGTTTGTTGTTTTTATTTGTTTCATGTTTTTTATACCAAATTCAATCTTTGCTCAAGAAATTTTACACAATGGAAGTCAAGGACAAGCAGTTTATGACTTACAAGAAAATTTAAAGAAAATGGGTTACTTTAATAGGCAACCAACAGGGTATTATGGTGCAATTACTGATCATGCAGTTAAACAACTTCAACTAGATTCTGGAATATTACCAGATGGGGTTTTTGGATTCCAAACACAACAAAAATTAAATAGTATTGAAATGATGGCCAGGGTTGTTTATGGAGAAGCTCGAGGAGAAACTTATGAAGGAAAAGTAGCAGTCGCTGCAGTAATTTTGAACCGAATGTCAACGCCAGGTTTTCCTAAAAATACTTACGATGTTATTTTCCAGACAAATGCTTTTACAGCTGTACATGATGGCCAATATTATTTGACCCCAACTAGCTATTCATATCGAGCTGTTATTGATGCATTACAAGGTTGGGATCCTACTCATGGTTCTGTTTATTATTATAATCCGTTCTCGGCAACAGATGAATGGATTTTCACAAGGGAAACAGTCATAAGAATAGGCAACCACTTATTTGCAAAGTAA
- a CDS encoding GNAT family N-acetyltransferase, whose amino-acid sequence MNNEFEKAMNLLENKDNKTYPTFAYSVLNNYIPGQVYMDELKRTVIVGTDSGIFVVGGDERNNGLDSIFLKIFRSRKKEKMRFTLFSPSKEWDQVINKLFGNELRQMQRYSFHFNKDTYSTIKKGKSPNDFIVKRIDEKIITESLEFNESYYNEYWGSVSNFLENGFGYCLLHNDTVVSECTSIFSSSQFAEIDIATQNKYRGMGLAQNVAEIFIGHCIERNLKPNWDCVVNNFASIKLAERLGFENPMEYSIFVRR is encoded by the coding sequence ATGAATAATGAATTTGAAAAGGCCATGAATTTACTGGAAAATAAGGATAATAAAACTTATCCGACATTTGCTTACTCTGTATTAAATAATTATATTCCTGGACAGGTATATATGGATGAATTAAAGAGAACAGTTATTGTTGGAACTGATTCAGGGATTTTTGTTGTTGGTGGAGACGAAAGGAACAATGGCCTTGACAGCATATTTTTAAAAATTTTTAGAAGTAGAAAAAAAGAAAAAATGCGATTCACTTTGTTTTCTCCATCAAAAGAATGGGATCAAGTTATAAATAAGTTGTTTGGAAATGAGTTAAGACAAATGCAGAGATATTCTTTTCATTTTAATAAGGATACATATTCAACAATAAAAAAGGGGAAATCACCCAATGATTTTATAGTAAAGAGAATAGATGAAAAAATAATTACTGAAAGTCTGGAATTTAATGAATCTTATTATAATGAATATTGGGGTTCAGTATCAAATTTTCTTGAGAATGGTTTTGGTTATTGTTTGTTACATAATGATACCGTTGTAAGTGAGTGTACATCTATATTCAGTTCATCACAATTTGCTGAAATTGATATTGCAACTCAAAATAAGTATAGAGGAATGGGCTTAGCTCAAAATGTTGCAGAAATATTCATTGGACATTGTATTGAAAGAAATTTGAAACCCAATTGGGACTGTGTTGTTAACAACTTTGCGTCGATAAAGCTGGCTGAAAGATTAGGATTCGAAAATCCAATGGAATATTCGATATTCGTTAGAAGGTAA